From Gadus morhua unplaced genomic scaffold, gadMor3.0, whole genome shotgun sequence, the proteins below share one genomic window:
- the LOC115539242 gene encoding serine/arginine repetitive matrix protein 1-like, producing MQPNHLQDDGEWTLVQRGRRRRTPLDPHYPPTLMDFSSWAAPAPEARFHHFDHGHERLWAPRHPSPRRWEQHARPVRDWSPYGPTRHHHEGWSEAHGPAYSPPRRPAYPPPRRPAYSPPRREAQEPLHRRAPETRRAPRHPARAPSPPAGPRRARPQVRPPPPRPDPRPRDRPRPPVTTAARTGSARPPPPRQAPRAPAAQLSDDPDSWRP from the coding sequence ATGCAACCGAACCACCTTCAAGATGACGGTGAGTGGACCCTGGTCCAACGGGGACGTCGCAGGCGGACTCCTCTGGACCCCCACTACCCCCCGACGCTGATGGATTTCTCCTCGTGGGCTGCACCTGCTCCGGAGGCCCGCTTCCATCACTTCGACCACGGACACGAACGTCTCTGGGCCCCACGCCACCCGTCTCCCAGACGTTGGGAGCAACACGCGAGGCCCGTCAGGGACTGGTCTCCCTACGGGCCTACCCGTCACCACCACGAGGGTTGGTCCGAGGCCCACGgaccggcctactcgcctccACGCCGACCGGCCTACCCACCTCCTCGCAgaccggcctactcgcctccTCGCCGTGAGGCGCAGGAGCCTCTCCATCGCCGCGCTCCTGAGACGCGTCGGGCTCCTCGCCATCCCGCCCGAGCTCCGAGCCCCCCCGCCGGACCCCGCAGGGCACGACCGCAGGTGAGACCTCCACCCCCGCGTCCCGACCCACGACCCCGCGACCGGCCCCGACCTCCGGTCACCACCGCGGCGCGCACTGGGTCTGCGCGTCCGCCTCCACCCAGGCAGGCGCCGCGTGCCCCGGCTGCTCAGCTCTCTGACGACCCGGACTCCTGGCGGCCCTGA